The Fortiea contorta PCC 7126 genome has a segment encoding these proteins:
- the rfbB gene encoding dTDP-glucose 4,6-dehydratase yields MLTILVTGGAGFIGANFIILARQKKWAKVINLDKLTYASNLQTLAELQNDPDYNFVQGDINNAELVNYLLKQYQPDAIINFAAESHVDRSIFSPRDFIETNVVGTFQLLEASRLYWQQLSLQKQQKFRFLHVSTDEVYGSLTPQEPAFREDTPYAPNSPYAASKAASDHFVRVYNHTYGLPTLTTNCSNNYGPRQFPEKLIPLTILNALDGKPLPIYGDGQNIRDWLYVTDHCEAIYLVLQQGKIAETYNIGGLNEQANLTVVENICAILDDLAPKSDYRHSSLITFVKDRPGHDKRYAIDCSKINRDLGWQPQENFDSGLFKTVQWYLSNSEWVNQVRSGSYQTWLQKNYDHRQV; encoded by the coding sequence ATGTTGACAATATTAGTGACTGGCGGAGCCGGATTCATCGGTGCTAACTTTATTATTCTAGCTCGACAAAAAAAATGGGCTAAGGTGATTAATTTAGATAAACTGACTTACGCCAGTAACCTACAAACCTTAGCAGAACTGCAAAATGATCCTGACTATAATTTTGTGCAAGGAGATATCAACAATGCAGAATTAGTCAATTACTTACTCAAACAATATCAACCAGATGCAATTATCAATTTTGCAGCAGAAAGTCATGTTGATCGTTCCATATTTAGCCCTCGTGACTTTATTGAAACAAATGTAGTGGGAACTTTTCAGTTATTAGAAGCTAGTCGGCTTTATTGGCAACAATTATCTCTACAAAAACAGCAAAAGTTTCGCTTTTTACATGTATCTACAGATGAAGTATACGGTTCACTCACTCCTCAAGAACCAGCTTTTAGAGAAGATACACCATACGCTCCTAATAGTCCTTATGCAGCTTCTAAAGCAGCATCTGATCATTTTGTCCGCGTCTACAATCATACCTATGGATTGCCAACTTTAACCACAAATTGCTCCAACAATTACGGGCCTCGTCAGTTTCCCGAAAAACTTATTCCTTTAACTATTCTCAATGCTTTAGATGGTAAACCATTACCTATATATGGTGATGGTCAAAATATCCGCGATTGGCTTTATGTCACGGATCATTGTGAGGCTATATATTTAGTTCTTCAACAAGGAAAAATTGCAGAAACTTACAATATTGGCGGATTGAATGAACAAGCTAACTTGACTGTTGTGGAAAATATTTGTGCAATTCTTGACGATTTAGCGCCTAAATCTGATTATCGCCATTCATCTTTAATCACTTTTGTCAAAGACCGTCCTGGTCACGACAAACGATATGCAATCGACTGTAGTAAGATTAACAGAGATTTAGGTTGGCAACCTCAAGAAAACTTTGATAGCGGTTTATTCAAAACAGTCCAATGGTATCTTAGTAACTCAGAATGGGTGAATCAAGTACGTTCTGGATCTTATCAAACTTGGTTGCAAAAAAATTATGATCATCGCCAAGTTTAA
- a CDS encoding glycosyltransferase yields the protein MHIKYICFPKNPNLNHCAESFDIALKSNGNSNNNECINVIHHLDNVNFFKLIVMMINLPSSDKMSLFLFAIQFKYLVLNIILRIFSKIFNKDLQVYYLMHEPRYEKGRINPVKAYIVYYYHLLIGYLADKIFLPSDEALLKAKTFIASHKLYQVNLTFASVPKQELEKNLSRLKFDWENLKTFSLLGTSSQDKNPQGFLSFADMLNKVYADKSQFIRAGRDSNIHVNYDDELIIRFPGYMSASAKKFLLGLTHFVVIPYSFSTQSGVIAEALSYGKLLIVNDIPAFSHLKELQFVFVIDFNDEKSILKLVDEIFMMNVNEYESRYYQSLKYFQENHSESYLAQKLLDVL from the coding sequence ATGCACATAAAATATATTTGTTTTCCTAAAAACCCTAATTTAAATCATTGCGCTGAATCATTTGATATAGCACTAAAATCAAATGGTAATAGCAATAATAATGAATGTATAAATGTTATTCATCATCTTGATAATGTAAATTTTTTCAAGCTTATTGTTATGATGATAAATTTGCCGTCTAGCGACAAGATGTCATTGTTTTTATTTGCAATTCAATTTAAATATCTAGTTTTAAATATAATTTTGAGAATTTTTAGTAAAATTTTTAATAAAGATTTACAAGTGTACTATCTCATGCATGAACCACGTTATGAGAAAGGAAGAATTAATCCAGTAAAAGCATATATTGTTTATTACTATCATTTATTAATTGGTTATTTAGCAGATAAAATTTTTCTTCCCAGCGATGAAGCTTTACTGAAAGCTAAAACTTTTATCGCCAGCCATAAGCTTTACCAAGTAAATTTAACATTTGCGTCCGTTCCTAAACAAGAACTGGAAAAAAATTTATCACGCTTGAAATTTGATTGGGAAAATCTGAAAACTTTTTCTTTATTAGGTACATCTTCTCAAGATAAAAATCCTCAAGGTTTCTTATCTTTTGCAGATATGCTCAACAAAGTTTACGCTGACAAGTCTCAATTTATTCGTGCTGGACGCGATAGTAATATACACGTAAATTATGATGATGAGCTAATAATTAGATTTCCTGGATACATGTCTGCTAGTGCTAAAAAGTTTTTGCTTGGCTTAACGCACTTTGTTGTAATTCCCTACAGCTTTTCTACTCAGAGTGGTGTAATAGCTGAAGCATTGAGTTATGGGAAATTATTAATTGTCAATGATATACCTGCATTTTCTCATTTAAAAGAGTTACAATTTGTTTTTGTGATTGATTTTAATGACGAAAAATCTATATTAAAACTCGTAGATGAGATATTTATGATGAATGTCAATGAATATGAATCTCGTTATTACCAGTCCTTAAAATACTTTCAAGAAAATCATTCTGAAAGTTATCTTGCACAAAAATTGCTTGATGTTTTATAA
- the rfbA gene encoding glucose-1-phosphate thymidylyltransferase RfbA produces MKGIILAGGSGTRLYPITYAISKQLMPVYDKPMIYYPLSVLMLAGIREILIISTPKDLPFFQHLLSDGNQWGLQFSYVEQPQPDGLAQAFILGKDFIANEPVCLILGDNIFYGHGFTEVLTKAATLKTGGLVFGYQVKEPQQYGVIEFDQNQQAISIEEKPLIPKSKYAVPGIYFYDYQVAEIAASLKPSARNELEITDLNLAYLQQGQLRVELLGRGYAWLDTGTHESLHQASNFIQTLEERQGLKIACVEEIAYTQGYIDAEQLRCLTEPMAKSSYGRYLMAILENEHHTITSKQHKVYPHSTAILTIN; encoded by the coding sequence ATGAAAGGTATTATCTTAGCTGGTGGTTCTGGTACACGTCTTTATCCCATAACCTATGCAATTAGTAAGCAATTGATGCCTGTTTATGATAAGCCGATGATTTATTATCCCTTATCTGTGTTAATGTTGGCAGGTATTCGAGAGATTTTGATTATTTCAACTCCTAAAGATTTGCCATTTTTTCAACACTTGTTAAGCGATGGTAATCAGTGGGGTTTGCAGTTTAGTTATGTTGAGCAACCCCAGCCAGACGGTTTAGCACAGGCTTTTATTTTGGGTAAAGATTTTATTGCCAACGAGCCAGTTTGTTTAATTTTAGGTGACAATATTTTCTATGGGCATGGTTTCACAGAAGTTTTAACAAAAGCCGCAACTCTGAAAACAGGTGGATTGGTTTTTGGTTATCAGGTCAAAGAACCTCAGCAGTATGGAGTAATCGAATTTGACCAAAATCAGCAAGCGATTAGTATTGAGGAAAAACCTCTAATTCCTAAATCTAAATATGCTGTTCCTGGTATTTATTTTTATGATTATCAAGTAGCAGAAATAGCTGCTAGTCTAAAACCTTCCGCTCGCAATGAACTAGAAATTACAGATTTGAATTTAGCGTATTTGCAGCAAGGTCAATTGCGAGTAGAATTATTAGGACGAGGATATGCTTGGTTAGATACTGGTACTCATGAATCGTTGCATCAAGCCAGTAATTTTATCCAAACCCTAGAAGAGAGACAAGGACTAAAAATAGCTTGTGTTGAAGAAATTGCTTACACTCAAGGGTATATAGATGCAGAGCAACTGCGTTGTTTAACTGAACCTATGGCTAAGAGTAGTTATGGTCGCTATTTGATGGCAATTTTAGAGAATGAACATCATACCATAACTAGCAAACAGCACAAAGTATATCCCCATAGCACAGCAATTTTGACAATTAATTGA
- the rfbC gene encoding dTDP-4-dehydrorhamnose 3,5-epimerase, whose amino-acid sequence MQVIQTKIHNLLVIEPQIFGDDRGFFYESYNEKKFLEKVGINQHFVQDNHSRSAHNVLRGLHYQIQQPQGKLVRVAVGSIFDVAVDLRKSSPTFCQWEGMYLTAENQRQFWIPPGFAHGFVVLSEATEVLYKTTDYYAPQYERTILWNDPDLAIAWPMTEDPILSAKDKAGQLLKNAEVFA is encoded by the coding sequence ATGCAGGTAATACAGACGAAAATTCATAATTTGCTCGTAATTGAACCACAAATTTTTGGTGACGATCGTGGTTTTTTTTATGAAAGTTATAACGAGAAAAAGTTTTTAGAAAAGGTAGGTATTAATCAACATTTTGTCCAGGACAATCATTCGCGTTCTGCTCACAATGTTTTGCGGGGTTTACATTATCAAATCCAGCAACCCCAAGGAAAACTGGTGAGAGTTGCGGTAGGTTCAATATTTGATGTCGCTGTAGATTTGAGAAAGAGTTCTCCGACTTTTTGTCAGTGGGAAGGGATGTATTTGACAGCCGAAAATCAACGCCAGTTTTGGATACCACCGGGTTTTGCTCATGGTTTTGTGGTACTTTCAGAAGCTACTGAAGTTTTATATAAAACGACAGATTACTATGCACCCCAGTATGAGCGTACCATTTTGTGGAATGATCCAGATTTAGCGATCGCTTGGCCGATGACAGAAGACCCAATTTTGTCTGCGAAAGATAAAGCCGGTCAATTGCTAAAGAACGCAGAGGTGTTTGCATGA
- a CDS encoding GumC family protein yields the protein MPTKQEHPDAIDFKQYWTILKRRWLATSVVIGSVFGLTALATFLQQPVYESQAKLLFNKQNGVSSLTGISAKVGELGGLTNLSNPVDTEAEVIRSYPIISKTITSLDLKDNRGDRLTMEKFLKILKLKTIRGTDVMQLSYRSTNPEEAATVINTLMKYYLESNVRTNRAEAIAAREFLSKELPKVENRVVKAEMALRLFKERNKVIALDIEAKVGVEGLKDLAEAIARAQAELVSASARSAALQNQMELNTKQAVALSNLSQSPGVQQVLTQYQKVQDEIAVAKTRYTEDNPTIVNLVEKAAALKNQLEGRVTQTLGKSEYVPEANLQIGELKQTLTTDLVKAEVERLALAKQVIQLQQTFTFNQKRLYSLPRLEQQQLQLQRQLQVARVTYEQLLKQLQEVQVLENQNVGNARVISQGLVPDKQVSPIIALNLALGGFLGILLGLGTALLLESMDNSLKNVEEVKRLLGYPVLGTIPLAEKSKENEHEGSPELPVLNNPYSPESAAFEMLQTNLNFCVSDRKLKVIVLSSSIPGEGKSFVAANLAVAATQMGRRVLLIDADMRRPRQHKIWEQSNLIGLSNVLVNQAELQSSTKEALMAMDLLTAGTIPPNPAALLDSQRLTTLIKEATGEYDFVIIDAPPLTAVADAQILGKLVDGLLLVVRPGVVESAAAGAAKALLEQSEQRVLGMVVNGVTAGTSRGGYYTKGYYGAKEFEKNGKGDMKLPKIGVS from the coding sequence TGTTTGGATTGACGGCCCTGGCTACCTTTTTGCAACAACCAGTTTATGAATCACAAGCCAAGCTACTGTTTAATAAGCAAAATGGTGTTTCATCACTGACAGGTATCTCAGCCAAGGTGGGAGAATTGGGAGGTCTAACCAACCTCAGTAACCCGGTGGATACGGAAGCTGAAGTTATCCGTTCCTACCCAATTATCAGCAAAACTATTACTAGTTTAGATCTTAAAGATAACAGGGGCGATCGCCTCACAATGGAAAAGTTTCTCAAAATATTAAAACTGAAAACCATCCGGGGAACCGATGTGATGCAGCTTTCCTACCGCAGCACCAATCCGGAGGAAGCAGCGACGGTGATTAATACGCTGATGAAATATTATTTAGAAAGTAACGTGCGTACCAACCGAGCAGAAGCCATAGCCGCACGAGAATTTTTAAGCAAGGAATTACCTAAAGTTGAAAACCGAGTTGTCAAAGCAGAGATGGCTTTGCGTCTGTTTAAAGAAAGAAATAAAGTCATAGCTCTGGATATAGAAGCAAAAGTCGGCGTAGAAGGACTCAAAGATTTAGCCGAAGCCATAGCGAGAGCTCAAGCAGAACTAGTGAGTGCTAGCGCTCGTTCCGCTGCTTTGCAAAATCAAATGGAATTGAACACCAAGCAAGCCGTAGCACTGAGCAATTTAAGTCAATCGCCTGGAGTGCAACAAGTATTGACCCAATATCAAAAGGTTCAAGATGAAATAGCTGTAGCTAAAACTCGGTACACAGAAGATAATCCCACAATTGTGAATCTGGTAGAAAAAGCAGCCGCTCTCAAAAACCAACTAGAAGGTCGGGTGACGCAAACTCTAGGTAAATCTGAATATGTCCCGGAAGCAAATTTGCAAATTGGCGAACTCAAACAGACTCTGACTACAGATTTAGTCAAAGCAGAGGTAGAACGGTTAGCTTTAGCCAAACAAGTTATACAACTGCAACAAACGTTTACATTTAACCAAAAACGACTGTACAGTTTACCCAGACTCGAACAACAACAGCTACAGCTACAGCGACAATTGCAGGTAGCACGAGTGACTTATGAACAATTATTAAAGCAATTACAAGAAGTACAGGTACTAGAAAACCAAAATGTCGGTAACGCGCGAGTAATTTCTCAAGGTTTAGTTCCTGATAAACAAGTCTCTCCTATCATTGCATTAAACCTAGCTCTGGGCGGATTTTTGGGAATCTTGCTGGGTCTGGGAACAGCATTATTATTGGAATCTATGGATAATTCCCTCAAAAATGTGGAGGAAGTCAAGCGATTATTGGGTTATCCAGTTTTGGGTACAATTCCCCTAGCTGAAAAGTCCAAGGAAAATGAACACGAAGGAAGTCCAGAATTACCTGTACTTAACAATCCTTATTCACCAGAATCAGCAGCTTTCGAGATGCTGCAGACGAATTTGAATTTCTGCGTCTCTGACAGGAAGCTGAAAGTGATTGTGCTCAGTAGTTCCATTCCCGGTGAAGGTAAATCTTTTGTAGCCGCTAACCTCGCAGTAGCCGCAACTCAAATGGGACGCCGAGTCCTGTTAATAGATGCAGATATGCGTCGCCCCCGTCAGCATAAAATTTGGGAACAATCTAACCTGATTGGGCTGAGTAATGTTTTAGTCAATCAAGCTGAGTTGCAAAGCTCTACCAAAGAAGCGTTAATGGCGATGGATTTGCTCACAGCGGGGACAATTCCACCAAATCCAGCCGCACTGCTTGATTCTCAGCGGTTAACTACTTTGATTAAGGAGGCCACAGGAGAATATGATTTTGTGATTATTGACGCCCCACCTCTGACTGCAGTTGCTGACGCACAAATATTAGGTAAGTTGGTTGATGGATTGTTGTTAGTTGTGCGTCCTGGTGTCGTTGAATCGGCCGCTGCTGGTGCTGCTAAAGCGTTGTTGGAACAGTCTGAGCAGCGAGTCTTGGGTATGGTGGTCAATGGTGTGACTGCGGGTACTAGTCGTGGTGGCTATTACACCAAAGGTTATTACGGAGCTAAGGAATTTGAAAAGAATGGCAAGGGTGATATGAAGCTGCCTAAAATTGGTGTTTCTTGA
- a CDS encoding oligosaccharide flippase family protein: MGNKLLKNSFYNAIAGAARIGLALLTIPALIRLLGIKEYGLWALASAVVDLIALSGNGISVTTTVFGSQDLTQDNSESGLSKTLTVIAGGTFLIASLAMIALWFSAESIILLFPQLEVDQKAMVIQAFQIGGLVIWSRLMQQVLMGIEQAYQKYGELNLINTLQNVLLSLGLFIVAWMGGRTIELMQWQVVTCVIILLSHLWTVKKLVKGLNLQLIWEAKKAADILQHSFVSWLICLGSVSFGRGDRLIVASVLGSENLGIYAAITDATSAMNNFAALPVQPIVPLLSNPLSDTDTGKVKLKQQIKQTFHLNAIIALISAAWLFTLAPFVIEFLLKNASSNVSIYAFKIAVIIYGLAALNAVGFYVLLSLAINLAMLLQLTSSFLALLLITFGATSFGLLGAVVGNLGFLATWIMLYLAMKQLNFSKWFWLQCLALPLLWFLVSILTCLLTSNYLYINIILLAIETLILIAWFLKTQKQNLLITLAKSKV; the protein is encoded by the coding sequence ATGGGAAACAAGCTGTTAAAAAACAGTTTTTATAACGCTATAGCAGGAGCCGCACGCATTGGACTAGCTTTATTAACAATTCCTGCACTAATTCGCCTACTTGGAATTAAGGAATATGGCTTATGGGCGTTAGCTTCTGCAGTGGTAGACTTAATTGCTTTATCTGGTAACGGTATTTCAGTAACGACAACAGTCTTTGGTTCACAAGACCTAACGCAAGACAATTCAGAGTCAGGTTTATCTAAAACATTAACAGTTATTGCTGGAGGTACTTTCTTAATTGCCTCATTAGCAATGATTGCACTCTGGTTTAGTGCTGAATCAATTATCCTGTTGTTTCCGCAACTTGAAGTTGACCAAAAAGCAATGGTTATACAAGCTTTCCAAATTGGAGGGTTAGTAATTTGGTCTAGGTTAATGCAGCAAGTTTTGATGGGAATTGAGCAAGCTTACCAAAAATACGGGGAACTTAACCTGATAAATACTCTACAGAATGTATTGCTAAGTTTAGGACTATTTATTGTTGCTTGGATGGGTGGACGAACAATTGAACTGATGCAGTGGCAAGTAGTTACATGTGTCATAATTTTGTTGAGCCATCTTTGGACTGTTAAAAAGCTAGTTAAAGGTTTAAATCTACAACTTATTTGGGAAGCTAAAAAAGCTGCTGATATTCTACAACATAGTTTTGTCAGTTGGTTAATTTGCTTAGGCAGCGTTTCTTTTGGCAGAGGTGATAGACTAATTGTTGCCTCAGTACTAGGTTCGGAAAATTTAGGTATTTACGCAGCAATTACTGATGCAACATCAGCAATGAATAATTTTGCAGCTCTACCAGTTCAGCCTATTGTTCCATTACTCAGCAATCCATTATCAGACACAGATACAGGTAAAGTAAAACTTAAACAACAAATTAAACAAACTTTTCATTTAAATGCAATAATTGCCTTAATTTCCGCAGCTTGGTTGTTTACCTTAGCGCCGTTTGTTATAGAATTTTTACTTAAAAATGCATCAAGTAATGTTAGTATTTATGCATTTAAAATCGCTGTCATCATTTATGGTCTTGCTGCCCTAAATGCAGTAGGATTTTACGTTCTTTTGAGTTTAGCCATAAATTTAGCAATGCTACTTCAATTAACAAGTAGTTTTTTGGCATTACTATTAATTACTTTTGGAGCTACTAGTTTTGGATTATTGGGTGCAGTGGTAGGTAATTTAGGTTTTCTCGCTACATGGATCATGCTTTATTTAGCTATGAAACAATTAAATTTTTCAAAATGGTTTTGGTTACAATGTTTAGCTTTACCCTTGTTATGGTTTTTAGTCTCTATATTAACTTGTTTGTTAACATCTAATTATTTATATATAAACATTATACTTCTGGCGATTGAAACATTAATTTTAATAGCCTGGTTTTTAAAAACACAAAAACAAAATCTTTTGATAACATTAGCTAAGTCTAAAGTTTAA
- a CDS encoding glycosyltransferase family 2 protein — MHNATLPTISLAIPTYNEASHIKKLIKGFLSTEYPNLIEIIVADGGSTDDTQEIVQKLSVEDSRVQLIHNPLKIQSAGLNLILHECKGEVFLRADAHSDYAPDYIEKCIEALLESKAVNVGGAQRFAAKTPFQAGIALSSKSILGSGGAKYRDVDYDGYAETVYLGCFWRKSLLEVSGYCVEATPNEDAELNQRLIKDNSQAIYISSKIHVWYYPRKTWKSLWIQYFKYGGGRYRTTTKHSIKLQMRGMIPFLVISITTLILFVDLLFPQLGLPMEILVLCGILLPFLESWRITAKFNKDFVAEIWRGDKDKIPSFLSRWFLCGVTLLIMPLAHSSGYAYQLVRHKILRVSDW; from the coding sequence ATGCATAACGCAACTTTGCCTACTATATCACTAGCTATTCCTACATACAATGAAGCAAGCCATATAAAAAAATTAATCAAAGGATTTCTCTCAACTGAATATCCTAATTTAATTGAAATAATTGTGGCTGATGGTGGAAGTACTGATGATACTCAAGAGATTGTCCAGAAACTATCTGTAGAAGACTCTCGTGTTCAACTCATACACAATCCCCTCAAAATTCAATCTGCTGGTCTGAATTTAATTTTACATGAATGCAAAGGTGAGGTTTTTCTCAGAGCAGACGCACATTCAGATTATGCGCCTGACTATATTGAAAAATGTATAGAAGCATTATTAGAATCCAAAGCTGTAAATGTTGGTGGAGCGCAACGTTTTGCAGCTAAAACACCTTTTCAAGCCGGAATAGCTTTAAGTTCCAAAAGTATTTTAGGTAGTGGTGGCGCTAAATATCGAGATGTTGATTATGACGGATATGCTGAAACTGTGTATTTAGGATGTTTTTGGAGAAAATCTTTATTAGAAGTTTCTGGATATTGTGTGGAAGCAACTCCTAATGAAGATGCAGAATTGAATCAACGATTAATTAAAGATAATTCCCAAGCGATATATATTAGTTCCAAAATTCATGTTTGGTATTATCCCAGAAAAACTTGGAAATCTCTATGGATTCAATATTTTAAATACGGTGGTGGTCGCTACCGAACAACTACCAAGCATTCAATTAAGTTACAGATGCGGGGAATGATACCGTTTTTAGTAATATCTATCACAACTTTAATATTGTTTGTTGACTTACTATTTCCTCAGTTAGGATTACCGATGGAAATATTAGTTTTGTGTGGGATTTTATTACCTTTTCTGGAAAGTTGGCGTATAACTGCTAAATTTAACAAAGACTTTGTTGCAGAAATTTGGCGAGGTGATAAGGATAAAATTCCCTCATTTCTCAGTCGCTGGTTTTTATGTGGAGTTACATTATTAATAATGCCACTTGCTCACTCTTCTGGTTACGCTTATCAGCTAGTTCGACACAAAATATTGAGAGTTAGTGATTGGTAG
- the rfbD gene encoding dTDP-4-dehydrorhamnose reductase gives MKILLTGVTGQVGWELQRTLMTVGEVIAVKRHQMDLAEPDTIFSIIAEIKPNLIINAAAYTAVDRAESEPELAMLINGVAVGAIAQAAARVGAAMIHYSTDYVFNGAKATAYTELDQPNPQNIYGKTKLAGEQAIISVGVPYLILRTSWVYGLRGKNFLLTMLKLAQEREEIRVVDDQIGAPTWSRMIAEITAQILFQSPQNVTDFIANKSGIYHLTASGQTSWYEFAKAILVDDIKSSRKLQRLLAITTAEYPTAASRPANSLLENKKLSHTFGLFLPDWEKILDLVITNNY, from the coding sequence ATGAAAATCTTACTAACAGGTGTCACTGGACAGGTAGGCTGGGAATTACAACGCACCTTAATGACGGTGGGTGAAGTTATTGCTGTAAAACGTCACCAAATGGATTTAGCCGAACCAGACACCATTTTTTCGATAATTGCAGAAATAAAACCAAACTTAATTATCAACGCAGCGGCTTATACAGCGGTAGACCGAGCAGAATCAGAGCCTGAATTGGCTATGTTAATTAACGGTGTGGCTGTAGGTGCGATCGCTCAAGCAGCAGCAAGGGTCGGTGCAGCCATGATCCATTATTCCACAGATTATGTATTTAATGGTGCAAAAGCCACTGCATATACTGAATTAGACCAACCAAACCCCCAGAATATCTATGGTAAAACCAAACTAGCTGGTGAACAAGCGATCATATCTGTTGGTGTACCTTATTTAATTTTACGCACCAGTTGGGTTTATGGACTGCGGGGTAAAAATTTTTTATTGACAATGTTAAAACTAGCTCAAGAACGAGAAGAAATTAGAGTTGTAGATGATCAAATTGGCGCCCCAACTTGGAGCCGAATGATTGCAGAAATCACTGCTCAAATTTTGTTCCAATCTCCACAGAATGTGACTGATTTTATAGCCAATAAAAGCGGGATTTATCATCTCACAGCTAGTGGACAAACTAGCTGGTATGAATTCGCCAAAGCAATTTTGGTAGATGATATTAAATCAAGTCGCAAATTGCAAAGATTGCTAGCGATTACCACAGCAGAGTATCCCACAGCCGCCAGTAGACCAGCTAATTCTTTATTAGAGAATAAGAAATTGTCTCATACATTTGGATTATTTTTGCCAGATTGGGAAAAGATTTTAGATTTGGTAATAACTAATAATTATTAG
- a CDS encoding EpsG family protein, translating into MTEEIVKFFPSVYFITILFLYYLINYINFSRREILQILFISYCGWGVFLGSRNIYDDITLDPYIFHDQAKNLSIGELWSDNFPKIDILLQLIIKFFLSIVGNDILAMILTQLVLVSIIFFGVLYFTSFNPNSLLLTISFLVFTNTGVLLTGNFLRQGLAVAIFINILHLATSCFDSSKKNRSKSFKVWYLFLLAIAQIFSHLSSIYLLISLGLAESFQVKRLSQPLFLISFLLFSIFILFIGQFLFLSSNEIYGGYEGAYAEGRDILYIKLVIDAVVLFSLMLLKKILPNIESNNFSLLFKSCIMLFIACLFYSYAPVISLRLEYYLNFLLIIVFASLISSNSLDNRRIIKRITLLSITLMYCYSFFVYNHPSITRTMIF; encoded by the coding sequence ATGACAGAAGAAATCGTCAAATTTTTTCCCAGTGTATACTTTATAACTATTTTATTTTTATATTATCTAATTAATTATATTAATTTTTCTCGTCGAGAAATTCTGCAAATACTATTTATTTCTTATTGTGGTTGGGGCGTTTTTCTTGGTTCGAGAAACATATATGACGACATAACTTTAGACCCATATATTTTTCATGACCAAGCAAAAAATTTATCTATAGGAGAATTATGGAGTGATAATTTTCCTAAAATAGATATACTATTACAATTAATAATTAAGTTTTTCTTGAGTATAGTAGGTAATGACATCCTAGCAATGATTTTGACTCAGCTTGTATTAGTGAGTATCATTTTTTTCGGAGTTTTATACTTCACGAGTTTTAACCCCAATTCACTTTTACTGACAATATCATTTTTAGTGTTCACAAACACGGGTGTGTTGTTGACTGGAAACTTTTTAAGACAGGGACTAGCTGTTGCGATTTTTATTAATATTCTTCATTTGGCGACATCATGCTTTGACTCTAGTAAAAAAAACAGATCAAAGTCTTTCAAAGTATGGTATTTATTTCTACTTGCAATCGCTCAGATATTTTCTCACTTATCAAGTATATACTTGTTAATAAGCTTAGGACTTGCTGAGAGTTTTCAAGTCAAAAGATTGTCTCAGCCATTGTTTTTAATATCATTTTTATTATTCTCTATATTTATTCTATTTATAGGTCAATTTCTTTTCTTGAGTTCTAATGAAATTTATGGTGGATATGAAGGTGCATATGCTGAAGGTAGAGATATTTTATATATAAAGTTAGTAATTGATGCAGTAGTTTTATTTTCATTAATGTTATTGAAAAAAATATTGCCTAACATAGAAAGTAATAATTTTAGTTTACTTTTCAAATCTTGTATTATGCTATTCATCGCATGTTTATTCTACTCTTATGCTCCTGTTATTTCTTTACGTCTTGAATATTATTTAAATTTTCTTTTAATTATTGTTTTTGCATCGTTAATTTCCAGCAATTCCTTAGATAATAGACGCATAATTAAAAGAATTACATTGCTTTCCATTACTCTCATGTATTGCTATTCATTTTTTGTTTATAATCATCCATCAATCACTAGAACTATGATTTTCTAA